A region from the Maridesulfovibrio zosterae DSM 11974 genome encodes:
- a CDS encoding peptide chain release factor 3 — protein sequence MSENIDINIKKEVERRRTFGIISHPDAGKTTLTEKLLLYGGAIQMAGTVKSRKANRHATSDWMAMEQERGISVTTSVMKFNYHNYEINLLDTPGHQDFSEDTYRVLTAVDSALMVIDCAKGVETQTKKLMEVCRMRDTPIITFINKMDREGIDPFDLLQDIEDTLQIECAPLSWPIGMGSDFKGTYNIYKGELHLFSAIHGGAIQKGEVIKDLSSSRLDELLGDQAEQLREELELLEGAGYPFDKERYLAGKQTPVFFGSAINNFGVQEMLDSFVELAPYPRPRATTTREVSPFEKDFSAVAFKIQANMDPAHRDRIAFMRICSGKFTRGMKVQHHRIGKEVQIANATIFMAQDRTGVEVAFPGDIIGVHNHGTIKIGDTFTSTKEELKFTGIPNFAPEHFRRVILKDPLKSKQLNKGLHQLAEEGAVQLFKPLGNNDNILGAVGMLQFDVIISRLKDEYSVSALYEPVEYHTARWLHSDDIRELDGIKKRYPRFVALDGDENLTFLAPSQWRLQQAEEEWPKIEFRKTREHQ from the coding sequence ATGTCTGAAAATATCGATATCAATATCAAGAAAGAAGTTGAACGCAGAAGAACTTTCGGCATCATCAGTCACCCAGATGCAGGTAAAACAACACTTACTGAAAAACTTCTTCTTTATGGCGGAGCTATTCAGATGGCCGGAACAGTTAAATCCCGTAAAGCAAACCGCCATGCAACATCTGACTGGATGGCAATGGAACAGGAGCGCGGAATTTCCGTAACAACTTCTGTTATGAAGTTTAATTACCATAATTATGAAATTAACCTTCTTGATACTCCCGGTCACCAGGACTTCTCCGAAGATACATATCGAGTACTTACCGCAGTAGACTCCGCTCTTATGGTAATTGACTGTGCCAAGGGCGTTGAGACCCAAACCAAAAAGCTCATGGAAGTCTGCCGGATGCGTGATACTCCCATCATCACCTTCATCAATAAGATGGACCGTGAGGGAATCGATCCATTTGATTTGCTGCAAGACATTGAAGACACATTGCAAATAGAATGTGCGCCCTTAAGCTGGCCCATCGGTATGGGGTCTGATTTTAAAGGGACATACAATATTTACAAAGGAGAGCTGCATCTCTTTTCTGCCATTCACGGCGGGGCCATCCAGAAAGGAGAGGTTATTAAAGATCTGAGCAGCTCCAGACTTGACGAACTGCTTGGTGATCAGGCTGAGCAACTCCGTGAAGAATTGGAATTACTTGAAGGAGCAGGCTACCCCTTTGATAAAGAACGGTATCTTGCAGGTAAACAGACTCCGGTCTTTTTCGGTAGTGCCATTAATAACTTTGGTGTGCAGGAAATGCTGGATTCTTTTGTTGAGCTGGCCCCGTATCCACGTCCAAGAGCAACTACAACTCGTGAAGTTTCGCCTTTTGAAAAAGACTTTTCAGCGGTGGCATTTAAGATTCAAGCAAATATGGATCCAGCTCACCGTGACCGCATTGCATTCATGCGCATTTGCTCCGGTAAATTTACCCGCGGAATGAAAGTGCAGCACCATCGCATTGGTAAAGAAGTACAGATTGCCAATGCCACAATATTTATGGCTCAGGACCGTACAGGGGTCGAAGTGGCGTTTCCAGGAGATATTATAGGTGTACACAACCACGGAACCATAAAAATCGGCGACACTTTTACCTCCACCAAAGAAGAATTGAAATTTACAGGCATCCCTAACTTTGCACCGGAGCATTTCCGAAGGGTGATTCTTAAAGATCCGCTTAAAAGCAAGCAGCTCAATAAAGGATTACATCAGCTTGCCGAAGAAGGCGCTGTGCAGCTTTTTAAACCACTTGGTAACAATGACAATATCCTTGGTGCAGTCGGAATGCTGCAGTTTGATGTTATCATCTCACGCCTTAAAGATGAGTACAGTGTCAGTGCATTGTATGAACCGGTTGAATATCATACAGCCCGCTGGCTGCACTCCGATGACATCAGAGAACTTGATGGCATCAAAAAACGCTATCCTCGCTTTGTAGCTCTTGACGGTGATGAAAACTTAACTTTTCTTGCACCAAGTCAATGGCGCTTACAGCAGGCTGAAGAAGAATGGCCAAAAATTGAATTTCGTAAAACAAGGGAACATCAATAA